The following are encoded in a window of Xyrauchen texanus isolate HMW12.3.18 chromosome 42, RBS_HiC_50CHRs, whole genome shotgun sequence genomic DNA:
- the LOC127634712 gene encoding glycogenin-1-like produces the protein MAEQACVTLATNDSYAKGAMVLGKSLRNHKTSKKLVVLIGPHVSDQSRAVLHKIYDEVKLVDVMESGDTAHLAMMKRPDLGVTFTKLHCWTLTHYSKCVFMDADTLVVSNIDELFDREELSAAPDPGWPDCFNSGVFVFCPSMETYGKLLQYCTEHGSFDGGDQGVLNGFFSDWSTADITKHLPFIYNMSSIAIYTYLPAFKQYGANAKVVHFLGQMKPWSYTYDPKQRRVRGDAQAMSHPSFLLEWWALYSSEVVPMLLREYGDQPFYSGCEEDVAQSQHAPPPMSSAERKQKWEQGQADYMGIDSFDNIQKKLDAFLK, from the exons ATGGCAG AACAAGCATGTGTCACCTTGGCCACAAATGACAGCTATGCAAAGGGAGCTATGGTGCTTGGAAAATCCCTTAGGAACCACAAGACTTCGAAAAAGCTGGTGGTGCTCATTGGACCCCACGTGTCAGATCAGTCCAG GGCAGTTCTTCATAAGATCTATGATGAAGTCAAGCTAGTGGACGTGATGGAGAGTGGAGACACCGCACATTTGGCCATGATGAAAAGACCTGATCTGGGTGTAACATTTACTAAGCTTCACTGCTGGACCCTCACACATTACTCGAAATGTGTTTTTATGGATGCAGACACACTG GTGGTATCAAACATAGATGAGCTGTTTGACAGGGAGGAACTGTCTGCAGCCCCAGACCCCGGCTGGCCAGATTGTTTCAACTCTGGCGTGTTTGTTTTTTGCCCATCTATGGAAACCTACGGCAAACTTCTCCAGTACTGCACAGAGCACGGCAGCTTTGACG GAGGGGACCAAGGAGTCCTGAACGGCTTCTTCAGTGATTGGTCAACAGCTGATATCACAAAACACCTTCCATTCATCTATAATATGAGTAGCATAGCAATCTACACGTACCTACCAGCATTTAAACA ATATGGTGCAAATGCAAAGGTTGTCCACTTCCTGGGACAGATGAAGCCATGGAGCTACACGTACGACCCTAAGCAGAGGAGAGTGCGAGGGGACGCTCAGGCAATGTCTCACCCCAGCTTCCTCCTGGAGTGGTGGGCTCTGTATAGCAGTGAAGTGGTGCCCATGTTGCTCAGAGAGTATGGAGACCAGCCCTTCTACTCCGGCTGTGAG GAGGATGTTGCACAGAGTCAGCATGCTCCCCCGCCCATGTCCTCAGCAGAGCGCAAGCAGAAATGGGAACAGGGCCAGGCTGACTACATGGGAATAGACTCTTTTGACAATATCCAGAAAAAGCTTGATGCTTTCCTTAAATAA